The Nitrospirota bacterium genomic sequence GTATTTTTGCCGTACCGCTGCCAACAATCCCGAACCCTATGATTCCGACATTGATCATTTTCGCATACCTTTCTCAGCCTTTGCGAGGCCTGTCTTGTTCTGTGCCTGTGTTTTTCAGAAGAAGTTCCTGCGACGTTATCACCGTTTCGCCAACCACGATTCCCGGAGACATCGCATCTCCTGCTTCCCGTATGAGACGCGTGGTGAATGCAGGCGACCCCGTATGTTTGCACCGGTCCGCGAACCGGTTTTGTGCCGTGTTATTATTATACATCTCTTCTGCATTCATTGAACTTCTCACCAACGGCCCGGAGGCTGCATAGTTGAAGCCCATGGAAAGGGCGGTTATCCGAAGCTGCTCAAAGAAATCAGGACTGATATATTTGCTCACGGGAAGGTTTGCGCGTGCAGGCCGGAGATACTGTCCCATAGTGATGATGTCGCAGCCAACATCCCTCAGGTCTCTCAGCGTGCTGATAATCTCATCAGGGGTTTCCCCGAGCCCGAGCATGAACCCGGATTTTGTGGAGATTTGCGGTGCCCTGCATTTTGCATATTCCAGAATCTTCAGTGAGCGCCGGTAATCAGCCAGCGGCCTGACGGACAGGTACAGGCCCTGTACAGTCTCGATATTGTGGTTATAGACATCAGGCTGTGACTGCAGGACTGTGTCAAGACTGCCCAGGTTGCCCTGAAAGTCCGGAGTGAGAACCTCAATGCCGGCATCAGGAAGATATTCCCTTATCGAGGCGACAGTTTCTGCAAAGTGTCCAGCTCCCCCGTCATGCAGATCATCACGTGTCACAGAGGTGATCACCACATGCCTGAGCCTCATCTCCCGTGCAACCAGTGCCACCCTCACGGGCTCTCCCCTGTCAGGGGTATCTGGCGGCGAAGATTCAATAGCACAAAAACCGCAGTGCCTGGTGCATTTCGCACCCAGAATCATGAACGCAGCGGTGGGTTTGGAGAAACATTTCCCTGCATTCGGGCACCGTGCTTCTTCACAGACTGTAGTAACCCCGTACTCCCTCAAGATCCTTTTTGTACGGTGAAGTCCTCCAAGGTGTCCTGCTTTTATCCAATCCGGGAGTCTCACATCAAGCTCCAAAGCTGCGTATTACACCGGCAATGAGGGATAATAATGCTGTCGCGCTCTATCAACGATGCTAGTCATTAAAAATAAAAGAAATGCCGAACTTTGTCAAATACCGGGGCATTGCACGCGGTGTTCTCCCGTACTTTTTTCTTGTGAAGTTCCTTTTTCAAATGGTATTCTGTTTTTATAATACAGGCTAATTGTCTTTGTATCCGGCATGACCTGATTGTCTCCCGGTAAGGGGGAAAAGAATCTACACGATAAAGGATGAGAATATGTTGAATTTAAGAATAAAGCGGCGGTTACCCTACAGACCGACGGAAAGAATGAACGTCGTAAGTTATCCGATCCGGGATATCGTAATGGAGGCAAAGCGGGAGGAGGCGAGGGGCAGGAAAATGATTTACCTGAACATCGGCGATCCTCCCCAGTATGGCTTCAAGCCGTTCCGGGTGATCGCTGACCGGGTGAAGACCGCACTTGATGAAAATTGCCAGGGCTATGCCCCGTCCGAAGGCGACGAACAACTGAGGAAGAATGTGGCAAAGATCGAGAGATGCAAGCCCGAGGATGTTTTTGTTGTGGCGGGACTGACCGAGGGAATAGACTTTTTTTTCCATTCGTTCATCGGATTCGGTGAAAAGGTGCTTCTTCCAAACCCTGCATATCCGCTTTACATCAGCAAGGCAAAGCAGTTTGAAGGTGACACGGTATTCTACCGGCACGATGCGCATGGACAGATAGATGTTGCCAACCTTTCCAGGAAGATCGAGAATGCCAAGGCGATAATAATAATCAACCCGAATAACCCGCTGGGAGCAGTCTACTCCGAACAGAACCTGGCAGAGGTTGTGCATCTCTGCGCTGAATACGATGTCCCGATATTCTACGACGGCTCCTACGATCAGCTCACGCTCGAAGGCAGGCAGATCGACTTCAGGAAGATTGCGGGCAAACGGGTGCCATATGTATATGGGAGTTCACTGTCCAAGGATTTTAATTATCCCGGAGCACGGATAGGATGGGTAGCATTCCACGGAGACAAATGGGAATATGTCAAGAATGCGTTCTTTCTCCTGTGCAACCAGCGACTTTCAGTGAACTGGGAGTATCAGAAGGCTGCTGCCGCAGCTATTGCGGACCGGACATATCCTTCCTACATCGCGAATATGCGCAGGGACCTTATAGAGCGAAGGGATGCCTTCATTAAAGTTGCCAGAAAACTGCCGCTTTCATTCCCTGTGCCGAAAGGCGCTTTCTATGCATTCATTAGAATAGAGACACAGACATGGAAGAAGGACATGGACTTCGTACGGGCTGCGCTGAAGGAAGGGGTGGTCTTTGTGCCCGGGTCAGGATTTGGCAGGCAGGAGGACGGAGTGTATTTCAGAACCACGTTTCTCCCCGCTCCGGAGATAATAGAAGAGGCGTTCGAAAAAATCAGCCGCATACTGTGAGATATTATATCCCGGGTTTTCAGTAATTCAGGGGCAGTTTCTGCAAGAGGCCATATCGCGAGAAATCGTATCCTTATTCCCTTTGGCTTTGGCTACGCAGGTGATGAAGGAGGTTATTTTGCAGGCATATAAAGAAGGGCAGGAACTGAATGCAAACGTATAAACGTTATATTACAAAGGGAGAAACCATGCAGAAAAGACTTTTTATCACAATATTTCTGGTCATTTTTATTTGGGGAGGTGTTGCCTTTGGGTCGGACAGTTGTCCTGACGTAACAGGTCTTTGGGAAACTACCTATAAGCATGTTAGATATGACCCTCCAGGGTTACCATCGTTTGGAAGTACGCCGGTGCTCCCTTTGGCTATTCATGCACAGGATGGATGTTCTTTTTATGGATCATTTCTCAATGAATTTATTATTGTTGTTGGCGTATTAAGAAAACTTTCTTTGACTCAGTATGCAGTGACCATGCAGATTGTTTCTGATGAAATGCAGCAATTTACAGGGCCTCTGGTAATAGAGGGCACTTTGAACTGTACCACTTCAAGCAGCATCCGTAAGGCATACCCATCAACAACTCAACTGGTCTGTAACACAATGAGCACTTCTTTCCATGGCTACTATAGGAATCCCCTTGATCCATCGGACTTCACGAGCGTTGCAGGAAACATGAACTTTTCCAAGCAGTAACTTCGTATTTGTGAGATTATGGGGCAGGATTCAGTCCTGCCCCATTGTGTTTGCACGCTGCATCTCAACGGGAAAAGGAATGCGCCTGCAGTGCTAACCTTTGCGTTCTTTTCCCTTTGCCTCGTCCCACAACCTGTCCATTTCTTCGAGGGTCATATCCGCCAGTTCCATGCCCTGTTCTGCAGCCTTCATTTCGATGTAGCGGAAGCGGCGGATGAATTTGCTGATGGTTTTCCGGTGGGCATCCTCCGGGTTGATTTTCATGAACCTGGAAAGATTCACGAGCATGAAGAAAATATCTCCCAGTTCATCTTCCATCTCTTCCCGCTTCCCGGATCGAAGGGCTGCCTTCAGCTCGTTCATCTCCTCATCGACTTTCTTCAGGACGTCTTCGACCTTTTCCCAGTCGAACCCCGCCTGTGCCGCCCTTTTCTGAAGTCTATGCGCCCTGAGCAGGGAAGACATCGCTGACGGAACCCCTTCGAGGATTGAGTCTCGGAGCTTGCCCTCCTTTTTTTTCAGCACCTCCCATTGCTGTATAAGCTCTTCGGGAGTCCCGCATTCGGCATCTCCGAAGACATGCGGATGCCGTGAGATCATCTTGGTCCCGATATGTTCTATGACATCCGGGAAGCTGAACTCACCCTGCTCTTTGCCCAGCTGGCACTGAAAGACTATCTGGAAAAGGAGATCCCCGAGTTCTTCCTTGATCTTTTCGGGATTGTTTTCCTCAATCGCTTCAATGAGTTCGTATGCTTCTTCGATGATATACGGCTTGAGGGTTTCCCTGGTCTGCTTTTTGTCCCACGGGCAGCCTTTTTCGTCCCTCAGCCTCTGCATGATGGTTAGCAAATCCTGAAAATCCATTGCGTTGTTCACAGTAATTGCCCCCTCTCAATCACTCTTTTCACTCAACCCCGCAGGAGTATCTTCCCCTTATTATATTTAAGGAGGACAGGAGAGGAGCGCTGAACTCATTTCTCTTTTCTCCTGAAGTAAACACAACCGGACATCGCGATCAGGAATAAGGTTAACACAAAGATGATTACCGGAGAAAGCTGCAGGTATACCACTTTCTCGATATAATGGATAATAAACGATCCTGTATAGGCAAGAGCCGGATCATGCCTTTGTCTCAGCCATAATTCGAGGTGAGTCAGGGGACAGTACCATCCGAATATCTGCATGATCACTGCGAACCCCAGTCCGCTGATATGGAAGATCCTGATGGGGCGATACCTTTTTCCGGGAAACGCGCCAAAGATCAGAAACACTATCCAGAGAAAATGCATAAGGACCACAAGGTCTGCCGTGTACCTGTATATCATCATACGATATCAAGGAGTATTTCCCTTTCCTCCATGTCGATCTTATCGATCCTTACTCTCAATTCCCGTCCTATGCTGAAAGAACGTCTTGTATGTCTTCCGACAAGACTCATGCGCTGTTCGTCGAACTGGTAGAAATCATCAGTCAAACAGGATACATGGAGGAATCCCTCCACATAGAAATCCTTCAGCCTGACCTTCAGGCCATAAGGGGTGACATTCACTACACGGGCATCAAATTCCTCACCCACCCTGTCTTTCATAAACCATGCCCTCATGGCATCGATAACTTCCCTCTCGGCCTTGTCAGCAATCCGTTCCATATGTGAAGAGTGAAATGCGATATCCGGCAGGAGACTGTCAAGTTCCTTCAGGCGTTTTTCCGGGAGGCTTTTCTGTGTCAGTGTTTCCCTCAGTATGCGGTGAACGACCAGGTCGGGATAGCGCCGTATCGGAGAGGTGAAATGCGCATAGCATTTTGATGCAAGGCCAAAATGCCCGGCATTGATATTCGAATACCTGGCCTGCTTCAGGCTCCGCAACACAAGATAGTTGATGATCTCTTCTTCCGGTCTTCCCTTCATGCTGTTGAGAATCCCGGGGAAATCCCTTGGATTGAAATGTTTCCGGATTCTGCCGATGAATCTGATTGCTTTCAGGATTTCCCCGAACCGCATAGGGTCCGGCTCCTCGTGAATTCTGTAGATTGCCGGTATCCCGCGGCTTTCGAGGTTTTCAGCCACGGCCTCATTTGCCGCGATCATAAATTCTTCTATGATCATATGGGCGTAGTTCCTTTCTGCACTGAGTATCGCTTCGGGCATCCCCTGCAGATCCAGCAGGACCTCCGGCTCAGGAAGG encodes the following:
- a CDS encoding aminotransferase class I/II-fold pyridoxal phosphate-dependent enzyme, encoding MLNLRIKRRLPYRPTERMNVVSYPIRDIVMEAKREEARGRKMIYLNIGDPPQYGFKPFRVIADRVKTALDENCQGYAPSEGDEQLRKNVAKIERCKPEDVFVVAGLTEGIDFFFHSFIGFGEKVLLPNPAYPLYISKAKQFEGDTVFYRHDAHGQIDVANLSRKIENAKAIIIINPNNPLGAVYSEQNLAEVVHLCAEYDVPIFYDGSYDQLTLEGRQIDFRKIAGKRVPYVYGSSLSKDFNYPGARIGWVAFHGDKWEYVKNAFFLLCNQRLSVNWEYQKAAAAAIADRTYPSYIANMRRDLIERRDAFIKVARKLPLSFPVPKGAFYAFIRIETQTWKKDMDFVRAALKEGVVFVPGSGFGRQEDGVYFRTTFLPAPEIIEEAFEKISRIL
- the lipA gene encoding lipoyl synthase yields the protein MRLPDWIKAGHLGGLHRTKRILREYGVTTVCEEARCPNAGKCFSKPTAAFMILGAKCTRHCGFCAIESSPPDTPDRGEPVRVALVAREMRLRHVVITSVTRDDLHDGGAGHFAETVASIREYLPDAGIEVLTPDFQGNLGSLDTVLQSQPDVYNHNIETVQGLYLSVRPLADYRRSLKILEYAKCRAPQISTKSGFMLGLGETPDEIISTLRDLRDVGCDIITMGQYLRPARANLPVSKYISPDFFEQLRITALSMGFNYAASGPLVRSSMNAEEMYNNNTAQNRFADRCKHTGSPAFTTRLIREAGDAMSPGIVVGETVITSQELLLKNTGTEQDRPRKG
- the mazG gene encoding nucleoside triphosphate pyrophosphohydrolase; the protein is MNNAMDFQDLLTIMQRLRDEKGCPWDKKQTRETLKPYIIEEAYELIEAIEENNPEKIKEELGDLLFQIVFQCQLGKEQGEFSFPDVIEHIGTKMISRHPHVFGDAECGTPEELIQQWEVLKKKEGKLRDSILEGVPSAMSSLLRAHRLQKRAAQAGFDWEKVEDVLKKVDEEMNELKAALRSGKREEMEDELGDIFFMLVNLSRFMKINPEDAHRKTISKFIRRFRYIEMKAAEQGMELADMTLEEMDRLWDEAKGKERKG
- a CDS encoding DUF2784 domain-containing protein, encoding MMIYRYTADLVVLMHFLWIVFLIFGAFPGKRYRPIRIFHISGLGFAVIMQIFGWYCPLTHLELWLRQRHDPALAYTGSFIIHYIEKVVYLQLSPVIIFVLTLFLIAMSGCVYFRRKEK